A portion of the Acidisarcina polymorpha genome contains these proteins:
- a CDS encoding malectin domain-containing carbohydrate-binding protein, translating into MSFSEIPVDDSIVPTTTAKPSNATPNPQDASLLSLPQEKHTFDWRRLGIATLFVAAFALVGLLSGTSSASGQNSTIFGPNVYVFTPSDSVSSINATLNTLNANTQFSTNRYAVLFAPGTYTGVEAEVGFYESVAGLGETPSAVTISNGYLTSNQTDSNGNLTTNFWRSLENMSITPPSGDLLQWGVSQGADFRRMYVNGGMELTNTYCGEASGGFISDSQVTGNVGSCSQQQWYTRNSSIGSWSGNLWNMVFSGVSGAPAQSNPFGSGTSYTVLPTTPVSREKPFLYMDSSGNYWVFSPSSRTSSSGTSWSSGGLGAGASLAISSFFIATPSSTLSQINAALAAGKNLILTPGIYQYSGSINVTNANTVVLGLGYANLVPQSGTAAISVADVDGVQIAGLLIDAGPVNSPVLFEAGVAGASRVSHASNPTSISDVFFRIGGAVTGTATTSLEIDSDNVILDNIWAWRADHGNAPTGWTINVGEHGLVVNGDNVTALGLAVEHYEQNQVVWNGEGGETIFYQSEMPYDVPSQSAWMDGSVDGYASYYVSPSVTSHTAYGLGVYSFFNQGVNIIANSGIAVPVSEGVTFHDAVTVFLSGSGQITYTIASDSPTVDNAGTTADSASYISYVTSYGGTAGSCSAVPSVPGNPSATATSASQISVAWGASTAGSSCSVSYSVYRSTTSGFTPSSANQIASNLATASYADSGLAASTTYHYVIEAADGAGASTASAQASATTPGSGGGKCSAVPSAPAGVTAAASSSSAIGISWSPVTPPANCSISAYSIYGSTASGFTPSSSTLLSNSVTGTSYSNTGLSASTTYYYVIEATDADGTSTASAQASAETSAATSGTEVVAINSGGPVVSNSGGGDASFVADKDFTGGGTAVTANTITTAGVANAAPTAVYQTERSGQITYTIPGLTAGASYTVLLHFAEFYWTAAGKRVFNVSINGTSVLSNFDIYALVGPNKALVEQFTATANSSGQIVIAYTNGTADQPKSSGIEIKSSSAATCSTVPGSPTGLTATATSSSAIGLTWTAVTPPANCSISAYKVYGSTTSGFTPSTSNLLASVSNGTAYSNTGLAASTTYYYVVEAVDADGTSAASNQASAKTAAATCSAVPAAPTGLTATASSSSVISLSWAAVTPPANCSVSSYKVYGSTTSGFTPSSSNLLSGTVTGTSYSNTGLAASTTYYYVVDAADADGTSAASTQAAATTQAASGAEIVAIAAGGPAESNSTGGDYAFVADQDFSGGGDNQVSTAAINLTQPGANAAPMAVYQHARAGTSTYTIPGLTSGAQYTVLLHFAETYFTAAGDRVFNVAINGTSVLSNFDIYATVGVNAALVKQFTATANSSGDIVIAFTNGTANQPIVSGIEIR; encoded by the coding sequence ATGTCTTTTTCAGAAATTCCGGTCGATGACAGCATTGTCCCCACAACCACCGCAAAGCCTTCCAATGCCACCCCCAATCCTCAGGATGCCAGCCTCCTGAGCTTGCCGCAGGAGAAACACACCTTTGACTGGCGTCGCTTAGGTATTGCGACGCTCTTCGTGGCAGCTTTCGCTCTCGTTGGACTGCTTTCCGGGACATCCAGCGCCAGCGGACAAAACAGCACGATCTTCGGTCCCAACGTCTACGTCTTCACCCCCAGCGATTCCGTCTCCTCGATCAACGCCACCCTGAACACCCTGAACGCCAACACTCAGTTCAGCACCAATCGCTACGCCGTCCTCTTCGCACCAGGCACCTATACCGGAGTTGAAGCCGAGGTAGGGTTCTACGAATCGGTCGCCGGTCTCGGCGAGACCCCTAGCGCCGTCACCATCAGCAACGGCTACCTCACTTCGAATCAGACCGACTCCAACGGCAACCTGACGACAAACTTCTGGCGATCCCTCGAGAACATGTCCATCACCCCTCCATCGGGAGATCTGCTGCAGTGGGGAGTCTCCCAGGGCGCCGACTTCCGGCGCATGTATGTCAACGGCGGCATGGAGCTCACCAACACCTACTGCGGGGAGGCCAGCGGCGGGTTCATCAGCGACTCTCAGGTCACCGGAAACGTCGGCTCCTGTTCTCAACAGCAGTGGTATACCCGCAACAGTTCAATCGGCAGCTGGTCGGGAAATCTCTGGAACATGGTCTTCTCCGGCGTCTCCGGCGCTCCGGCACAGAGCAACCCATTTGGCTCCGGCACCTCGTACACTGTGCTGCCCACAACTCCGGTAAGCCGCGAAAAGCCCTTTTTGTACATGGATAGCAGCGGCAACTATTGGGTGTTTTCGCCCTCGTCGAGAACCAGTTCCTCCGGTACGAGCTGGTCCAGCGGGGGCCTGGGCGCTGGCGCCTCGCTGGCCATCAGTTCGTTCTTCATCGCCACGCCCTCAAGCACCCTCTCCCAGATCAATGCCGCCCTGGCAGCAGGCAAGAACCTCATCCTGACTCCGGGAATTTACCAATACAGCGGTTCAATCAACGTAACCAATGCCAATACCGTCGTGCTCGGTCTCGGCTATGCGAATCTTGTCCCGCAATCCGGAACAGCCGCCATTTCCGTGGCAGACGTCGATGGAGTCCAGATCGCCGGCCTGCTCATCGATGCAGGTCCGGTCAACTCGCCTGTTTTGTTTGAGGCGGGTGTGGCCGGCGCATCCCGCGTAAGCCACGCCAGCAATCCCACCTCGATCAGCGACGTCTTCTTTCGAATTGGCGGGGCCGTTACCGGAACCGCAACCACCAGCCTCGAAATCGACAGCGACAACGTCATCCTGGACAACATCTGGGCATGGCGCGCCGACCACGGAAACGCCCCGACCGGGTGGACCATCAACGTCGGCGAGCACGGATTGGTGGTGAACGGAGACAACGTCACCGCCTTGGGTCTCGCCGTGGAGCACTATGAGCAAAATCAGGTCGTCTGGAACGGAGAGGGTGGCGAGACCATCTTCTACCAAAGTGAGATGCCCTACGACGTTCCCAGCCAGTCTGCATGGATGGACGGGAGTGTCGATGGCTATGCCTCCTACTACGTCTCTCCGTCGGTGACCTCTCACACCGCTTACGGGCTCGGCGTCTACTCCTTCTTCAACCAGGGCGTGAACATCATCGCCAACAGTGGCATCGCCGTCCCCGTCTCCGAAGGCGTGACCTTTCACGACGCCGTGACCGTCTTCCTCTCGGGCAGTGGTCAGATTACCTACACCATCGCATCAGACAGTCCAACCGTCGACAATGCCGGAACCACGGCGGATTCCGCCTCTTACATCAGCTATGTAACCTCCTATGGAGGCACCGCCGGGAGTTGCTCGGCCGTTCCCAGCGTACCCGGAAATCCCTCCGCCACCGCCACCTCCGCAAGCCAGATCAGTGTGGCCTGGGGCGCGAGCACGGCAGGATCATCCTGCTCGGTGAGCTATAGCGTCTACCGCAGCACGACCTCCGGCTTCACTCCATCGTCAGCCAACCAGATTGCCTCGAACCTTGCGACTGCGTCCTATGCCGATTCCGGCCTGGCCGCATCGACTACCTATCACTACGTCATCGAAGCCGCGGATGGAGCAGGCGCCTCGACAGCGTCTGCGCAGGCATCCGCCACCACTCCAGGCAGCGGAGGCGGCAAGTGCTCCGCAGTTCCATCCGCGCCAGCAGGAGTAACGGCAGCGGCCTCGTCCTCAAGCGCGATCGGAATATCCTGGTCACCAGTAACTCCTCCGGCTAACTGCTCCATCAGCGCATACAGCATCTATGGCAGCACTGCCAGCGGTTTCACGCCTTCGTCGAGCACTCTGCTATCGAATAGTGTGACCGGCACGAGTTACTCGAACACCGGACTTTCTGCTTCGACCACCTACTACTATGTCATCGAGGCCACCGATGCCGACGGCACATCGACGGCCTCAGCTCAGGCCAGTGCCGAGACCTCGGCGGCAACCTCCGGAACCGAGGTCGTGGCCATCAACTCCGGGGGTCCCGTGGTCAGCAACTCCGGCGGCGGCGATGCCTCCTTTGTCGCCGACAAAGACTTCACCGGCGGCGGCACGGCCGTCACCGCCAACACCATCACCACCGCGGGAGTCGCCAACGCCGCACCCACGGCCGTCTATCAGACGGAACGCTCCGGGCAAATCACCTATACCATCCCCGGCCTCACTGCCGGCGCCTCTTACACCGTGTTGCTGCACTTCGCCGAGTTCTACTGGACGGCAGCTGGCAAGCGGGTCTTCAATGTCAGCATCAATGGCACCAGCGTCTTGAGCAACTTCGACATCTATGCTCTCGTCGGACCAAATAAGGCGCTCGTCGAGCAGTTTACCGCCACCGCCAACAGCAGCGGCCAGATCGTCATTGCCTACACCAATGGCACGGCCGACCAGCCGAAGTCGAGCGGCATCGAAATCAAAAGCTCCTCTGCCGCGACCTGCAGCACAGTTCCCGGCTCGCCAACCGGGCTTACAGCAACAGCAACCTCCTCTAGCGCCATAGGATTGACCTGGACAGCCGTAACCCCTCCCGCCAACTGCTCCATCAGCGCTTACAAAGTCTACGGCAGCACCACCAGCGGTTTCACTCCGTCAACAAGCAACCTCTTAGCATCGGTATCCAACGGCACCGCCTATTCAAACACCGGCTTGGCAGCATCGACTACTTACTACTACGTCGTTGAAGCCGTCGACGCCGACGGCACTTCCGCCGCCTCAAATCAAGCCAGCGCCAAGACCGCAGCCGCTACCTGCAGCGCAGTTCCCGCCGCGCCCACAGGCCTGACAGCGACCGCATCCTCCTCGAGCGTAATCAGCTTAAGTTGGGCAGCCGTAACTCCACCCGCTAACTGCTCCGTTAGCTCCTACAAGGTCTACGGCAGCACCACCAGCGGATTCACCCCATCCTCAAGCAATCTGCTGTCCGGCACTGTCACCGGCACAAGTTATAGCAACACTGGGCTGGCAGCCTCGACTACCTACTACTACGTCGTAGACGCAGCCGACGCCGACGGCACTTCCGCCGCCTCGACGCAGGCTGCCGCGACGACCCAGGCTGCCTCCGGCGCGGAGATCGTCGCCATCGCCGCCGGCGGGCCTGCAGAAAGCAACTCAACTGGCGGAGACTACGCCTTTGTCGCTGACCAGGACTTCAGTGGCGGCGGCGACAATCAAGTCAGTACCGCCGCCATCAACCTGACCCAGCCGGGCGCTAACGCAGCGCCGATGGCAGTCTATCAACACGCGCGCGCCGGGACCTCAACCTACACGATACCGGGGCTTACGTCGGGCGCCCAGTACACCGTTCTGCTGCATTTTGCAGAGACCTATTTCACTGCGGCAGGAGATCGCGTCTTCAATGTGGCGATCAATGGTACCTCGGTGCTGAGTAACTTCGATATCTACGCCACAGTTGGCGTCAACGCCGCACTGGTCAAGCAATTTACCGCCACCGCCAACAGCAGTGGCGACATCGTGATCGCTTTCACCAACGGCACCGCTAATCAACCCATCGTCAGCGGAATCGAAATTCGTTAA
- a CDS encoding malectin domain-containing carbohydrate-binding protein, translating into MNQRIFQSRSGAYSGQSALQIVTGLIKFVARSQHAAIVLAATCVLCTTSLHAQWTQVWGGNFPGAAGATYNHSQWWNDVQPTAVWGDGTIQNTSDSLSNVYLDGNGDLVIAMTYNPNNAVPYTSARLTSTYAAGPYGKIDARIQNPSALGMGAAFWALGADAYPAATGPGSSHPSTSGGVPWPWCGELDMMEIQAKTSNHNGSTIHGGETDSQTSYEYGGLSSAINLTGNATFDNGFHVFTTEWSPYTMTYLLDGVQYATYNLANIGATDQWEMNQPINFILSSGIGGNGGTPNGQGFPSNLVVNYVDYSQWAAGAPSPVTGLTAKATNSNAVSLSWNASSTSGVYYDIYASTTAGAAPSLATLVAQNVTTTSYVHTGLQPSTTYYYTVVSANFGGESSATNATVTTQAPGNSTGMQLSAGGYAVGTYMNSNFVLGGNTNYHYNVGPPSGLTAVNTSQVTNPAPQAVYNTERWGAAAWTITGLTPLAGYNVRLHFVEFAHTAAGQRNFNVSINSDQVLTNFDIFAAAGAADTAIAEEFYTTADENGIIELQTAPGTTSVADLNPTINAIEIIPATGSNPVGAAPGTTTDLAINSGGPAVGSFVADEDFNGGDVATNTNTITLGANSAPEAVYQDQRYVPFTYVLTGMIADASYTVKLHFAETYWTAAGQRIFNVVINGTPALTGLDVFKTAGGENVAYDPSLAAKADKYGQIIVQFIYGGADQPFINGIEAIQSGGASCGAIPSAPAGLSANASSSTAISLSWNAVTPPANCSINSYNVYRSTTSGFTPSSATLIGKGISGTSYSSTGLSAGTTYYYVVEALDADGSSGPSSQASATTQPTGGGSCSVAPSAPTGLAATAASSSSIGLSWTAVAPPTNCTITSYRVYGSTTSGFTPSSTTLLSNSVTSTSYTNTGLLASTTYYYVVEATNSDGTSVASSQASAKTSASSSPGSEIVAIASGGPAVSDSGGGDASFVADEDFSGGGGATSANTITTAGVANAAPEAVYQSERAGSFTYTIPGLTAGNQYTVLLHFAEFYWTAAGKRVFNVAINGTPVLSNFDIYATVGANKALVEQFTATANSTGQIDIAYTPGAADQPKSSGIEIRSTSGGSTCSTLPSAPAGLTAAATSSSSIGLTWTADTAPENCTITSYNVYGSATSGFTPSSSNLIATVTSPSDSITGLSASKTYYYVVEAVDADGNSAASTQVSATTQPAGDFIAINSGGPAVSNSGGGDAPFAADEDFSGGGTDTSVNTITTAGVVNAAPAAVYQSERAGAFTYTIPGLVAGSTHTVLLHFCEYYFTASGERVFNVAINGTPVLTNFDIYAAAGANKALVEQFSATANSSGQIVIAYTTGTKDQPKSSGIEIR; encoded by the coding sequence GTGAATCAGCGCATCTTCCAAAGTCGCAGCGGGGCATACTCCGGTCAGTCGGCGCTACAGATCGTAACGGGCCTTATCAAATTCGTCGCCCGCAGCCAGCATGCAGCTATCGTCCTTGCGGCCACTTGTGTTCTGTGCACAACTTCTCTGCACGCCCAGTGGACCCAGGTGTGGGGCGGCAACTTTCCCGGCGCAGCCGGCGCCACCTATAACCACTCCCAATGGTGGAACGACGTTCAGCCCACAGCAGTATGGGGTGATGGGACCATACAAAACACCAGCGACAGCTTGTCCAATGTCTATCTCGACGGCAATGGCGACCTGGTGATCGCCATGACCTACAACCCCAACAACGCCGTCCCATACACCTCGGCAAGACTGACCAGCACCTATGCCGCGGGCCCTTACGGCAAAATCGATGCCAGAATTCAGAATCCATCCGCGCTCGGCATGGGAGCCGCCTTCTGGGCCCTGGGAGCCGATGCCTATCCAGCAGCCACCGGTCCCGGCTCATCCCACCCCAGCACCAGTGGCGGCGTGCCTTGGCCATGGTGCGGCGAGTTGGACATGATGGAGATTCAAGCCAAAACGTCCAATCACAATGGTTCCACAATCCACGGTGGAGAGACAGATTCGCAAACCAGCTATGAGTACGGTGGTCTTAGCTCGGCGATTAACCTGACGGGAAACGCTACATTCGACAACGGCTTCCACGTCTTTACGACAGAGTGGTCGCCCTACACCATGACCTATCTTCTCGACGGTGTGCAATATGCGACCTATAACCTCGCGAACATTGGGGCTACCGATCAATGGGAGATGAATCAGCCAATCAACTTCATTCTCAGCTCCGGAATCGGCGGAAATGGCGGAACGCCAAACGGCCAGGGCTTCCCTTCGAACCTGGTCGTCAATTATGTTGATTATTCTCAGTGGGCTGCGGGGGCGCCAAGCCCCGTCACTGGCCTTACCGCCAAGGCTACCAACAGCAACGCAGTCAGTCTTAGCTGGAATGCCAGTTCTACTTCCGGGGTCTACTACGACATTTATGCCAGCACCACTGCCGGGGCAGCGCCCAGCCTGGCAACCCTCGTCGCGCAGAATGTTACCACAACATCCTATGTGCATACCGGTCTGCAGCCCAGCACGACCTACTATTACACCGTAGTCTCAGCTAACTTCGGCGGAGAATCCAGCGCAACCAACGCAACCGTGACCACTCAGGCGCCCGGTAATAGCACCGGGATGCAATTAAGCGCCGGAGGATACGCAGTCGGCACTTACATGAACTCCAACTTCGTTCTCGGCGGAAACACCAATTACCACTACAACGTCGGGCCTCCCTCCGGTCTCACCGCTGTCAACACCTCTCAGGTGACCAACCCCGCGCCGCAGGCCGTCTACAACACCGAACGCTGGGGCGCTGCCGCATGGACCATCACCGGCCTCACTCCACTCGCTGGCTATAACGTCCGCCTCCACTTTGTCGAGTTCGCCCACACCGCCGCAGGCCAGCGCAACTTCAACGTGTCGATCAACAGCGATCAAGTGTTGACGAACTTCGACATCTTCGCTGCTGCCGGCGCCGCAGATACCGCGATCGCCGAAGAGTTCTACACCACTGCGGATGAGAATGGGATCATCGAGTTACAGACCGCGCCTGGAACCACATCCGTTGCAGATCTCAATCCCACCATCAACGCGATCGAGATCATCCCCGCCACCGGTTCGAATCCCGTAGGCGCCGCCCCCGGAACCACCACCGACCTTGCGATCAACTCGGGTGGTCCCGCGGTCGGCAGCTTTGTCGCCGATGAAGACTTCAACGGCGGAGATGTAGCCACCAACACAAACACGATCACTCTCGGCGCCAACTCAGCTCCAGAGGCGGTCTATCAAGATCAACGCTACGTTCCCTTCACCTATGTGCTGACCGGAATGATTGCCGACGCGTCCTATACGGTCAAGCTGCACTTCGCCGAAACCTACTGGACCGCGGCCGGACAGCGCATCTTCAATGTTGTCATCAATGGAACTCCGGCCTTGACCGGGCTTGATGTCTTCAAAACTGCCGGAGGCGAAAATGTTGCCTACGATCCATCACTCGCCGCTAAGGCCGATAAGTATGGCCAGATCATCGTGCAATTCATTTACGGCGGTGCGGATCAGCCCTTCATCAATGGCATCGAGGCCATCCAGAGCGGCGGTGCTTCCTGCGGTGCCATCCCCTCAGCGCCCGCCGGATTATCAGCAAACGCATCCTCCTCCACCGCTATCAGTCTAAGTTGGAACGCAGTCACGCCTCCGGCTAACTGCTCGATCAATTCCTATAACGTATATCGCAGCACCACCAGCGGCTTCACCCCCTCTTCGGCCACGCTAATTGGCAAGGGGATCTCCGGCACGAGTTACTCGAGCACCGGGCTCTCAGCCGGCACCACTTACTACTATGTGGTGGAAGCCCTGGACGCAGACGGCTCGTCTGGACCATCGTCGCAAGCCAGCGCCACCACGCAGCCCACCGGTGGTGGAAGCTGCTCCGTGGCTCCTTCTGCGCCTACCGGCTTGGCCGCGACTGCGGCTTCGTCAAGCTCGATCGGCCTAAGCTGGACGGCAGTAGCTCCTCCCACAAACTGCACCATCACCTCCTACCGTGTTTATGGCAGCACGACGAGCGGTTTCACTCCGTCCTCGACCACGCTGCTATCGAATAGCGTGACCAGTACGAGTTACACCAACACCGGTCTGCTGGCATCCACCACCTACTATTACGTTGTTGAAGCCACCAATTCAGACGGCACCTCGGTTGCTTCTTCGCAAGCAAGCGCGAAAACCTCTGCTTCCTCTTCACCCGGTAGTGAGATCGTAGCCATCGCCTCCGGTGGTCCAGCGGTAAGTGACTCGGGCGGCGGCGATGCATCCTTCGTCGCCGATGAAGACTTTAGCGGCGGTGGAGGCGCCACCTCAGCTAACACCATCACCACAGCTGGAGTGGCCAACGCCGCCCCTGAAGCCGTATATCAATCCGAGCGCGCCGGAAGCTTCACCTACACCATTCCAGGTCTGACTGCCGGCAATCAGTACACGGTGCTCCTTCACTTCGCGGAGTTCTATTGGACCGCCGCCGGTAAGCGCGTCTTCAATGTGGCGATCAACGGAACGCCGGTGCTCAGCAACTTCGACATCTACGCCACTGTCGGAGCCAACAAGGCCCTCGTTGAGCAATTCACCGCCACTGCGAATAGCACCGGGCAGATCGACATTGCCTACACGCCGGGAGCCGCCGATCAACCGAAGTCAAGCGGCATCGAGATACGAAGCACCTCTGGAGGCAGTACTTGCAGCACACTTCCCTCAGCGCCTGCAGGGCTCACAGCCGCCGCAACTTCTTCAAGCTCGATAGGCTTGACCTGGACGGCCGATACCGCTCCGGAGAACTGCACCATCACTTCTTACAACGTCTACGGAAGTGCGACCAGCGGCTTCACTCCGTCTTCGTCGAATCTCATCGCGACAGTTACAAGCCCCAGCGACTCCATCACCGGACTCAGCGCCTCCAAAACCTACTACTACGTCGTAGAAGCCGTCGACGCGGATGGCAATTCTGCAGCGTCTACTCAAGTTAGCGCAACCACTCAACCGGCGGGCGATTTCATCGCCATTAACTCCGGAGGGCCGGCAGTTAGTAACTCTGGAGGAGGTGACGCGCCGTTTGCCGCTGACGAAGATTTCAGCGGCGGAGGCACCGATACCTCGGTCAACACCATCACTACCGCAGGCGTCGTCAATGCCGCGCCAGCAGCGGTCTATCAATCTGAACGTGCTGGCGCTTTCACCTACACCATCCCCGGTCTAGTTGCCGGCAGCACCCATACTGTTCTGCTGCACTTCTGCGAATACTACTTCACCGCATCCGGAGAGCGTGTCTTCAATGTCGCCATCAACGGAACACCGGTGCTTACCAACTTTGATATCTACGCCGCTGCTGGAGCCAACAAGGCGTTGGTTGAGCAGTTCTCAGCCACGGCTAACAGCAGCGGACAGATCGTCATCGCCTACACTACGGGTACTAAGGACCAACCTAAATCAAGCGGCATTGAAATCAGGTAA